A region from the Sulfurimonas sp. genome encodes:
- the rpsU gene encoding 30S ribosomal protein S21, whose protein sequence is MPGIVLRADDNFDAAYRRFKKQTDRNLIVTEARARRFHETETEKRKKFKIASRKKMLKRLYMMRRYESRL, encoded by the coding sequence ATGCCAGGTATCGTACTACGTGCAGATGATAATTTTGATGCAGCTTATAGACGTTTCAAGAAGCAGACTGACCGTAACTTAATCGTTACAGAAGCTCGTGCTCGCCGTTTCCATGAAACAGAAACTGAAAAGCGTAAAAAATTCAAAATTGCATCTCGTAAGAAAATGCTTAAACGTCTTTATATGATGAGACGTTACGAATCACGCCTATAA
- a CDS encoding PAS domain S-box protein, translated as MINSEFYKSIIEVSKDGFWILNDKGCMVDVNQSYADMVGYTREELLQLCVNDIEVIDTPEIIQQRIDYIHKNGSARFETIHRKKDGSTIDVEITVTLNTKHSMMVVVIRNITDKKRLQKKLEEKQKALNSAQRIAHIGHWELDLIKNELYWSDEVYRIFGLEPQEFDATYEAFLKYIHPDDHDLVNNAYSKSIEDLSPYKITHRVITKDKTVKYVEERCEHLVQDNVVVKSIGTVLDITQKVLVENELKDKQQELEKILNETMLTKAYMETVFDNSSFAIVATDTSGTITMFNKTAEKLLGYKAEELIGKQSPAIFHKKDEVIQRAKELSEKFSIDLTPGFKVFVLKSELGLENSDEWTYVAKDGKEFPALIHISKLTEPDTDNLIGYMGLSYDISEKKEHEKQIEEYISLIDEEVITSSTDLAGTITYVSKAFCEISGYSREELIGKKHNIVRHPDMQSSIYKNMWNTIVSDKTWTGEIKNLKKDGGFYWVEAIISPTYDSKGNKTGYTAIRHDITDKKRIEQISITDGLTGIYNRRHFNQVFEEVVNRSKRENKSVNFLIMDIDHFKQYNDTYGHQMGDTVLKEVAQVLKNSLRRADDYCFRLGGEEFGIVFSAENLNTAKEFSEIVRSNIEGLKIEHENNSASEYVTASMGLVSIEANSIQDMDEIYKSADEFLYRSKENGRNRVSSN; from the coding sequence ATGATTAATAGCGAATTTTATAAGTCTATTATAGAAGTTTCCAAAGATGGTTTTTGGATTCTCAACGATAAAGGTTGTATGGTTGATGTAAATCAATCATACGCTGATATGGTAGGCTATACTCGTGAAGAACTATTGCAACTATGCGTTAATGATATTGAGGTGATAGATACACCTGAAATAATACAACAACGTATCGATTACATTCACAAAAATGGTTCAGCCCGATTTGAGACAATACATAGGAAAAAAGACGGTTCTACAATAGATGTAGAAATAACAGTTACTTTAAATACCAAGCACAGTATGATGGTTGTTGTTATCAGAAATATAACTGATAAAAAACGATTACAAAAAAAGCTTGAAGAGAAACAAAAAGCTTTAAATTCAGCACAGCGAATCGCACATATAGGTCACTGGGAACTTGATTTAATCAAAAATGAACTGTATTGGTCAGATGAAGTATATAGAATATTTGGTCTTGAACCACAAGAGTTTGACGCAACTTATGAAGCTTTTTTAAAATATATTCACCCTGATGATCATGACCTTGTAAATAATGCCTATTCAAAATCTATAGAAGATCTCTCTCCATATAAAATTACACATAGAGTTATTACAAAAGACAAAACAGTAAAATATGTTGAAGAGCGTTGTGAACATCTTGTACAGGATAATGTAGTTGTTAAATCTATCGGTACAGTATTAGATATTACACAAAAAGTTTTAGTAGAAAACGAGTTGAAAGATAAGCAGCAAGAGTTAGAAAAAATTTTAAACGAAACAATGTTGACAAAAGCATATATGGAAACTGTATTTGATAACTCTTCTTTTGCTATAGTTGCTACAGACACATCAGGTACTATTACTATGTTTAATAAAACAGCAGAAAAATTGTTAGGATACAAGGCTGAAGAATTAATAGGCAAACAGTCACCTGCAATTTTTCATAAAAAAGATGAAGTTATACAAAGAGCAAAAGAGCTAAGTGAAAAATTTTCTATAGATTTAACACCAGGATTTAAAGTTTTTGTATTAAAAAGTGAATTAGGTCTAGAAAATAGTGATGAATGGACTTATGTTGCAAAAGACGGCAAAGAGTTTCCCGCATTAATCCATATTTCGAAATTAACTGAACCAGATACTGATAACTTAATAGGTTATATGGGACTTTCATATGATATTTCAGAAAAAAAAGAGCATGAAAAGCAAATAGAAGAGTATATATCTTTAATAGATGAAGAGGTAATAACATCATCTACAGATCTAGCAGGGACAATTACATATGTTTCAAAGGCTTTTTGTGAAATTAGCGGTTATTCAAGAGAAGAGCTGATAGGAAAAAAGCATAATATAGTTAGACATCCAGATATGCAAAGCAGCATCTATAAAAATATGTGGAATACAATTGTTTCAGATAAAACTTGGACAGGTGAGATTAAAAACTTAAAAAAAGATGGTGGTTTTTACTGGGTTGAAGCAATTATATCTCCTACATACGATTCAAAAGGAAATAAAACTGGATATACAGCAATTCGTCATGATATTACAGATAAAAAACGTATTGAGCAGATATCTATTACTGATGGTTTAACTGGAATTTATAATAGAAGACATTTTAATCAGGTTTTTGAAGAGGTTGTAAACAGATCCAAAAGGGAAAATAAGTCAGTTAATTTTTTAATTATGGATATCGATCATTTTAAACAATATAACGATACATACGGACATCAAATGGGAGATACTGTACTTAAGGAAGTTGCTCAGGTACTTAAAAATTCACTTAGAAGGGCTGATGATTATTGTTTTAGACTTGGTGGTGAAGAGTTCGGAATAGTATTTAGTGCGGAAAATTTAAATACAGCTAAGGAGTTCTCAGAAATTGTTCGCTCAAATATAGAAGGCCTTAAAATTGAACATGAAAATAATTCGGCTTCAGAGTATGTTACTGCTTCTATGGGATTAGTATCAATTGAAGCTAATTCAATACAAGATATGGACGAAATATATAAGAGTGCTGATGAGTTTTTATATCGATCAAAAGAGAATGGAAGAAATAGAGTTAGTTCTAATTAA
- a CDS encoding cation:proton antiporter, with translation METLLLAIFATIFLATLMNIIFKRYNVSHVVGYIFTGIIISYLFDFNTTKIDALNLIAEFGIVFLMFTIGLELSFEKIKKMKDTLFVAGALQMIFNTALFFIFCFYIFGLDSQTSIIISLAFSLSSTAIIMPYLQESKDIVTPYGKKVVGILIFQDLAVIPILLLISFLSHGADISITEIILKTVIALVFITLFVFYVGDKIVEAMLKFAANTQLEEIFLGAIFTIVIGMSILTHEIGFTYSMGAFLAGVLIADTKYNIKVESDILSYKNLLLGVFFFSVGTKIDMVYLLSNLHKVVLLFILVMIIKTVIIYFIIKRKSDKNTSVKTALALSQVSGFGFVVLDMASSNQLINADLANLLLIIIFLTMIVSPFILTNIYKISSYFEKEFYEADVITPIDKQKHIIIAGFGTLGRSVAKELKEKDIDFIIISDNLQHVLKARKIGYMAYFGHLNKLPVMESLKVEESSSVIVTVQSEHQKILIIDALKDYFKDANIVVKVDSDEENSYLNKTKDVEIVDSNYELSSKLVELSLKHK, from the coding sequence ATGGAAACTTTACTTTTAGCAATTTTTGCCACCATATTTTTAGCTACATTGATGAATATTATATTTAAAAGATATAACGTATCACACGTTGTAGGCTATATATTCACAGGGATCATAATTAGCTACCTTTTTGATTTTAATACTACTAAAATTGATGCTTTAAACTTGATCGCCGAGTTTGGTATAGTATTTTTAATGTTCACAATCGGGTTAGAGCTTAGTTTTGAGAAAATTAAAAAGATGAAAGACACACTGTTTGTAGCCGGTGCCCTTCAGATGATCTTTAACACTGCTTTATTTTTTATATTTTGTTTTTATATCTTTGGACTTGATTCTCAGACATCTATAATAATATCTTTGGCATTTTCTCTATCTTCAACTGCCATTATTATGCCTTATTTGCAAGAATCTAAAGATATTGTTACCCCTTATGGTAAAAAAGTTGTGGGAATTTTGATTTTCCAAGATCTAGCAGTGATTCCGATTCTTCTTTTGATAAGTTTTTTATCTCATGGTGCAGATATCTCTATAACAGAGATTATTTTAAAAACAGTTATAGCTCTTGTTTTTATAACTTTGTTTGTTTTTTATGTAGGTGATAAGATAGTTGAAGCGATGTTAAAGTTTGCTGCCAATACACAGCTAGAAGAGATCTTTTTAGGTGCAATATTCACAATTGTAATAGGTATGTCAATACTAACTCACGAGATAGGATTTACATACTCTATGGGAGCATTTTTGGCTGGTGTTCTTATAGCCGATACGAAGTACAACATCAAAGTTGAATCAGATATCTTGAGTTATAAGAACTTACTTTTGGGAGTATTCTTTTTTAGTGTTGGTACGAAGATAGATATGGTTTATCTTTTATCAAACCTTCACAAAGTTGTTTTGTTATTTATACTTGTTATGATAATAAAAACTGTAATAATCTATTTCATTATAAAAAGAAAGAGTGATAAAAACACCTCTGTCAAAACTGCTCTTGCACTATCTCAAGTGAGTGGATTTGGTTTTGTAGTTCTTGATATGGCTTCATCAAATCAGTTGATTAATGCAGATCTTGCAAACCTTTTACTCATAATAATCTTTCTAACTATGATTGTTAGTCCATTTATTCTGACTAATATTTATAAAATATCTTCATATTTTGAAAAAGAGTTCTACGAAGCAGACGTTATTACACCAATTGATAAACAAAAACACATCATAATTGCAGGATTTGGTACTCTTGGTAGAAGCGTAGCAAAAGAACTTAAAGAAAAAGATATAGATTTTATTATTATTTCTGACAACTTACAGCATGTACTTAAAGCTAGAAAAATAGGCTACATGGCATATTTTGGGCACCTGAATAAACTTCCGGTTATGGAGTCTTTAAAAGTAGAAGAGAGCTCGAGTGTTATTGTAACCGTGCAGAGTGAGCATCAAAAAATACTTATTATAGATGCTCTGAAAGATTATTTCAAAGATGCAAACATTGTAGTAAAAGTTGATTCTGATGAAGAAAACAGCTATCTGAACAAAACTAAAGATGTTGAAATAGTTGATTCCAATTATGAACTATCTTCAAAACTTGTTGAGCTTTCATTAAAACATAAATAA
- a CDS encoding deoxyguanosinetriphosphate triphosphohydrolase: MKPSDRFFKIDKDFRNPYARDRDRVIHSGSFRKLEYKTQVFLNHEGDFFRTRLTHSIEVSQIARSITSDLGLNESLAEAIALSHDLGHTPFGHVGGDTLDECLKADGFKNGFEHNFQSFRVVSKLEKRYKNFDGLNLTFATLEGILKHSYPYNKSFLPQSIDDMFNLNTHPSIEAMIVDRADEIAYISHDIDDGVNSGLITFDDLKESELACEILEKVEAEGIDESEEEMFRYRFSSHMINHLVYSLLDYSRDKVDNSEVFAATFDAKDEIPIGFDLALETKIKKLKKLLHQKMYHHKKIVRKMYAGKQAVEGIYKALMDEEKMLPKYYYMQLDTRDKHRVIADYIASMSDRYALSFYNEIYGRV, from the coding sequence ATGAAACCAAGTGATCGCTTCTTTAAAATAGATAAAGATTTTCGCAATCCTTATGCAAGAGATAGAGACAGAGTTATTCACTCTGGTAGTTTTAGAAAACTAGAGTATAAAACACAAGTTTTTCTAAACCATGAGGGTGACTTTTTTCGTACACGTCTAACACACTCTATAGAGGTTAGTCAGATTGCCCGCTCTATCACATCTGATCTCGGGCTTAACGAATCTTTAGCAGAAGCGATAGCACTCTCACATGATCTGGGACATACACCTTTTGGTCATGTTGGAGGCGACACTCTGGATGAGTGTCTAAAGGCTGATGGTTTTAAAAACGGTTTTGAGCATAACTTTCAATCTTTTCGTGTAGTATCAAAACTTGAAAAGCGCTACAAAAACTTCGATGGATTAAATCTTACATTTGCTACACTAGAGGGTATATTAAAACATTCATACCCATACAATAAATCTTTTTTACCACAAAGCATAGATGATATGTTCAACCTAAATACTCACCCCTCAATAGAAGCTATGATAGTTGATCGTGCAGATGAGATCGCATATATAAGTCACGATATAGATGATGGTGTAAACTCTGGTTTAATAACATTTGATGATCTTAAAGAGAGTGAACTTGCATGTGAGATCTTAGAAAAAGTTGAGGCTGAGGGGATAGACGAATCTGAAGAAGAGATGTTCAGATACCGCTTTAGTTCACATATGATCAACCACCTTGTATACTCTTTGCTTGATTACTCAAGAGACAAGGTGGACAACTCAGAGGTTTTTGCAGCTACATTTGATGCAAAAGATGAGATCCCGATAGGTTTTGATTTGGCACTTGAGACTAAGATAAAAAAACTGAAAAAACTACTTCATCAAAAAATGTATCATCACAAAAAGATTGTTAGAAAGATGTATGCAGGTAAGCAGGCTGTTGAGGGTATATATAAAGCTTTGATGGATGAAGAGAAAATGCTTCCAAAGTATTATTATATGCAGTTAGATACAAGAGACAAGCATAGAGTAATAGCAGACTATATAGCATCAATGAGCGATAGATATGCACTAAGTTTTTATAACGAGATTTACGGAAGAGTTTAA
- a CDS encoding PhnA domain-containing protein, whose translation MKDICDLCGSSEGLVEYKIEPSDATVTLCSNCNSQITSGELDENHFNCLNDSMWSEDSNTKVLSYILLTKLGRQDMVDMMYLEEDEQKMAEQAISAESSKLVYKDANGVELQAGDTVVITKDLDVKGTGFTAKRGTAVRNIGLVPGDDKHIEGRVNGVKIHILTQYLKKS comes from the coding sequence ATGAAAGATATATGTGATTTATGCGGAAGTTCTGAAGGTTTGGTAGAGTATAAAATAGAACCATCAGATGCAACGGTAACTTTATGCTCAAATTGTAATTCTCAAATCACAAGCGGTGAACTAGATGAGAACCACTTTAACTGTTTAAATGATTCTATGTGGAGTGAGGACTCTAACACAAAAGTGTTAAGCTATATTCTTCTTACTAAACTTGGTCGTCAAGATATGGTAGATATGATGTATTTAGAAGAAGATGAACAAAAAATGGCTGAACAGGCTATATCTGCAGAGTCAAGTAAACTTGTGTATAAAGATGCAAACGGAGTTGAACTTCAAGCTGGAGATACTGTAGTTATTACAAAAGATCTAGATGTTAAAGGAACAGGTTTTACTGCAAAGCGCGGTACAGCTGTTAGAAATATCGGTCTTGTTCCTGGTGATGACAAACATATAGAAGGTCGCGTGAACGGTGTGAAGATTCACATCCTTACTCAATATCTAAAAAAATCATAA
- a CDS encoding GGDEF domain-containing protein yields the protein MNSLKSIAVNLAIPLLVATVFALLTYYQNKIPSFLLGITPYIFYILSAIVLFISWHFNRNRFLFVVFPLVFIYMGFEFLSPPKATLLFKYMTLVFPAHLLLFLFLSERGLLSVWGYLKIAFIAFEVGIVFWFIQNPSEAILDIFKIKIFAFNAYPLSDISLVLGLFILFVIVVLVMFNHFLMYNTAFLVILISFYMTLYFVRVDYAIELGFIAITLIILVLLIREAYRLAFYDELTSLPGRRALIEDMAKLGRKYTLAMCDIDHFKKFNDTYGHDTGDEVLKMVASKLANVSGGGKAYRYGGEEFTLLFPSKDLDESYIHADTLRENIAKTPFSVRNKKSAKKIFINISVGIVKNSKNDKDPFATMKRADNALYKAKKAGRNTVIKA from the coding sequence GTGAACTCTCTTAAGTCGATAGCTGTTAACTTAGCTATACCGCTATTAGTTGCAACTGTTTTTGCACTTTTAACTTACTATCAAAATAAAATTCCAAGTTTTCTGCTTGGGATAACTCCATATATTTTTTACATACTAAGTGCCATAGTTTTATTTATATCTTGGCACTTTAATAGAAATAGATTTTTATTTGTAGTGTTTCCTCTTGTATTTATATACATGGGTTTTGAATTTCTTTCACCTCCTAAAGCTACACTTTTATTTAAATATATGACATTGGTTTTTCCTGCACACCTGCTACTTTTTTTATTTTTGTCGGAACGTGGTCTTTTAAGTGTATGGGGTTATTTGAAAATAGCTTTCATAGCTTTTGAAGTTGGAATTGTTTTTTGGTTTATACAAAATCCAAGCGAAGCTATACTGGATATTTTTAAAATAAAAATATTTGCATTTAACGCTTATCCCCTTAGTGATATCAGTCTTGTGCTTGGCTTATTTATACTGTTTGTTATTGTAGTATTAGTTATGTTTAACCATTTTTTGATGTATAACACTGCTTTTTTAGTTATTTTAATTTCATTTTATATGACACTGTATTTTGTAAGAGTTGATTATGCTATTGAGCTTGGCTTCATAGCTATAACACTGATTATTTTGGTATTACTGATACGTGAAGCTTACAGGCTTGCATTTTATGATGAGCTCACATCACTTCCGGGCAGACGTGCATTGATCGAAGATATGGCAAAACTGGGTCGTAAATACACATTGGCAATGTGTGACATAGATCACTTTAAAAAGTTTAACGACACCTACGGGCACGATACGGGTGATGAAGTTTTAAAGATGGTGGCTTCCAAACTGGCTAACGTTAGCGGTGGAGGAAAGGCATATCGTTACGGGGGTGAAGAGTTTACACTTCTGTTTCCTTCAAAAGATCTTGACGAATCTTATATCCATGCAGATACTTTAAGAGAAAATATCGCAAAAACACCATTTAGTGTTAGAAATAAAAAAAGTGCCAAGAAGATCTTTATAAATATATCTGTAGGGATAGTCAAAAACTCTAAAAACGACAAGGACCCGTTTGCTACGATGAAAAGAGCTGACAACGCATTATATAAAGCAAAAAAGGCAGGAAGAAACACAGTTATAAAAGCTTAG